In one window of Zingiber officinale cultivar Zhangliang chromosome 11A, Zo_v1.1, whole genome shotgun sequence DNA:
- the LOC122031934 gene encoding kinesin-like protein KIN-10C isoform X1 — MDDQPSNSTKPSSSMSSPVRVVLRVRPFLRWEIDSNGDDRSIPCVALLDRDCGAGEEVAVQLKDQWSSRSECYKLDSFFGQSDRIGQIFDREVGAVIPGVFRGLNATVFAYGATGSGKTYTMQGVKGEPGMIPLSMSTIFSMCSKLGNFSVEVAYYEIYMDRCYDLLEPKAKEIVAMDDKDGRVQLKGLSWVPIHSMNEFREVFETGVDRRKVGPTGLNDVSSRSHAVLAIAVTDGVSKGKLNLIDLAGNEDNRRSCNDGIRLQESVKINQSLFALSNVIYALNNNETRIPYRESKLTRILQDSLGGTSLALMIACLNPVSYQEAVHTVSLAARSRKVMNYASLDCKETPKVKIDMEAKLQAWLNSKGKNKSAQRILGPFSPLSSANRSKKQESNCSSSKRKAPECKGSGVLFNSVAPISANVKLETSGAHLITRNGSITIEQTEVLPGCDNIVSIRDNDETSATQITLPKTSNSIGSSFNKENLPFTPLDTLGSPAADKELHDPSRKALSPLPSNTTSITKLSSDDCISSIFLEPKTPKFNYLKDEFQNETPFKKFKASSSSLKESLIEEYLQFLNNASKEELMQLKGIGEKRAEYILELREEMPNPLKSLSDLENIGLSSKQVLDMFKRAATGILY; from the exons ATGGACGATCAACCCTCGAACTCCACGAAGCCCTCTTCTTCCATGTCGTCGCCGGTGAGGGTGGTGCTGCGGGTGCGCCCGTTCCTCCGATGGGAGATCGATTCCAACGGCGATGATCGATCGATCCCCTGCGTCGCCCTACTCGACCGGGATTGCGGCGCCGGCGAGGAAGTCGCTGTCCAGCTTAAAGATCAGTGGAGCAG CCGGAGCGAATGCTACAAGTTGGACTCTTTCTTCGGGCAAAGCGACCGCATCGGCCAGATCTTCGACCGTGAGGTCGGTGCGGTGATTCCTGGCGTCTTCCGAGGGCTCAACGCAACCGTCTTTGCCTACGGAGCCACCGGGAGCGGGAAGACCTACACGATG CAGGGCGTAAAGGGCGAGCCTGGAATGATCCCGCTGTCAATGTCGACCATCTTTTCCATGTGCAGCAAACTGGGCAACTTCTCTGTGGAGGTTGCATACTACGAGATCTACATGGACCGGTGCTACGATTTGCTGGAGCCTAAGGCGAAGGAGATCGTCGCTATGGATGATAAGGACGGGAGGGTCCAGCTGAAAGGATTATCCTGG GTACCGATACACTCGATGAACGAGTTCCGTGAGGTGTTCGAAACTGGCGTTGACAGACGAAAAGTTGGGCCGACAGGCCTCAACGATGTCTCGAGCAGGAGCCATGCAGTTCTTGCGATTGCTGTCACAGATGGTGTTTCTAAAGGGAAGCTAAACCTCATCGACTTAGCAG GTAATGAAGACAACAGGAGAAGTTGCAATGATGGTATTCGCCTTCAAGAGAGCGTGAAGATTAATCAGTCGTTGTTTGCACTATCAAATGTCATTTATGCCCTAAACAACAACGAAACACGAATTCCATATCGAGAGAGCAAATTGACTCGAATATTACAGGACTCACTGGGAGGGACAAGTCTCGCGTTGATGATAGCATGCCTT AATCCCGTATCGTACCAAGAGGCTGTACACACAGTCAGTTTGGCTGCTCGCAGTCGAAAAGTTATGAACTATGCAAGTCTAGATTGCAAGGAGACTCCAAAGGTGAAAATTGATATGGAAGCTAAGCTTCAAGCTTGGTTGAATTCAAAAGGGAAGAACAAAAGTGCTCAGAGAATACTAGGACCTTTTTCACCATTATCATCAGCTAATCGTTCAAAAAAACAAGAATCAAACTGCTCTTCTTCAAAAAGAAAAGCTCCAGAATGCAAGGGAAG TGGAGTGCTATTTAATTCTGTGGCCCCAATTTCAGCAAACGttaag CTAGAAACCTCTGGGGCACACTTGATCACAAGAAATGGCAGCATTACCATTGAGCAAACCGAG GTTTTGCCTGGCTGTGATAATATTGTTTCTATCCGTGATAATGATGAGACAAGTGCGACCCAAATTACCTTACCCAAGACCTCTAACTCGATTG GCTCATCGTTTAACAAGGAGAACTTACCTTTTACTCCTCTGGATACTCTGGGATCACCAGCTGCTGACAAGGAATTACATGATCCCTCAAGAAAAGCCCTCTCGCCTTTGCCTTCCAATACAACTTCAATTACCAAGTTGTCATCTGATGACTGCATCTCTTCTATTTTTTTGGAGCCAAAAAcaccaaaatttaattatttaaaggaTGAGTTTCAAAATGAAACTCCATTCAAAAAATTCAAAGCATCAAGTTCAAGTTTAAAG GAAAGTCTGATTGAGGAGTATTTACAATTCTTGAACAATGCCAGCAA AGAGGAGCTAATGCAATTAAAG GGTATTGGTGAAAAACGAGCAGAGTACATACTTGAACTTAGAGAAGAAATGCCCAACCCATTGAAATCA TTGTCTGATTTAGAGAACATAGGCCTGTCTTCGAAGCAG GTGCTTGACATGTTCAAGAGGGCTGCGACAGGAATTTTATATTGA
- the LOC122030924 gene encoding laccase-4-like, producing MASPLLSLFSLLLMLHDAATTRAEQTNHYNFNIQMANVTRLCSTKSIPTVNGQFPGPEIVAREGDRVVVRVINHVEHNVTIHWHGVRQLRSGWADGPAYVTQCPIQTGQSYVYNFTVAGQRGTLFWHAHISWLRTTLYGPIIILPKLGVPYPFAKPYKEVPIILGEWWKADTEAIISQALQTGGGPNVSDAYTINGLPGPLYDCSAQGDTFELKVKPGKAYLLRLINAAVNDDLFFSIADHAVTVVDVDGVYVKPFDTEIVLVAPGQTTNLLLRTKGYYPNARFLVEARPYSTGQGTFDNTTVAGFVEYGAAFGETLPLRKPTLPAFNDTSFAANFSGRLRSLATAQFPANVPRSVDRRFFFTVGLGTSPCPVNGTCQGPNGTKFAAAVNNVSFATPETALLQAHYAGRSRGVYSPDFPMYPLRQFNYTGTPPNNTMVGNGTKLVVLPFNASVELVMQDTSILGTESHPLHLHGYNFFVIGQGSGNFDPAKDPPNFNLLDPPERNTVSVPAAGWVAIRFLADNPGVWFMHCHIEAHMSWGLKMGWLVLDGSLPSQKLPPPPADLPKC from the exons ATGGCCTCCCCTCTTCTCTCGCTTTTCTCCTTGCTGCTAATGCTTCATGACGCAGCCACTACACGAGCCGAGCAAACCAACCACTACAACTTCAAT ATACAAATGGCGAATGTGACTCGGCTTTGCAGCACCAAGAGCATCCCGACCGTGAACGGGCAGTTCCCGGGGCCGGAGATCGTCGCCCGAGAAGGAGACCGAGTCGTCGTCAGGGTCATCAACCACGTCGAGCACAACGTCACCATTCACTG GCATGGAGTTCGGCAACTGCGAAGCGGATGGGCAGACGGTCCGGCCTACGTGACCCAATGCCCTATCCAGACGGGGCAGAGCTATGTATACAACTTCACGGTCGCGGGGCAGAGAGGCACTCTGTTTTGGCACGCCCACATCTCGTGGCTCAGGACCACCCTCTACGGCCCCATCATCATCCTTCCCAAGCTCGGGGTCCCCTATCCCTTCGCCAAACCCTACAAAGAAGTCCCTATCATTTTAG GGGAGTGGTGGAAGGCTGATACAGAGGCCATCATTAGCCAAGCACTTCAGACCGGAGGAGGCCCTAACGTTTCAGACGCCTACACCATCAATGGCCTTCCTGGTCCCCTGTACGACTGCTCAGCTCAAGGTGATACGTTCGAGCTGAAGGTGAAGCCGGGGAAGGCGTATTTGCTCCGCCTCATCAACGCTGCAGTCAATGACGATCTGTTCTTCAGCATCGCCGACCATGCCGTCACCGTCGTCGACGTCGACGGCGTTTATGTGAAGCCCTTTGACACCGAGATCGTTCTGGTAGCGCCCGGGCAAACCACTAACCTTCTCCTCCGCACCAAGGGCTACTACCCCAACGCCAGGTTCCTCGTCGAGGCCAGGCCTTACTCCACCGGCCAAGGGACTTTCGACAACACCACCGTCGCCGGTTTCGTAGAATACGGTGCCGCCTTCGGCGAGACTCTGCCGCTCCGCAAGCCAACCCTCCCGGCGTTCAACGACACGTCGTTCGCGGCAAACTTCTCCGGGAGATTGCGCAGCCTGGCGACCGCCCAATTCCCCGCCAACGTGCCGCGGTCCGTGGACCGGCGGTTCTTCTTCACGGTGGGACTGGGGACGAGTCCCTGCCCGGTCAACGGCACGTGCCAGGGGCCGAACGGCACCAAGTTCGCCGCCGCCGTCAACAACGTGTCTTTCGCGACGCCGGAGACGGCGCTGCTGCAGGCGCACTACGCCGGGCGGTCGAGGGGAGTCTACTCGCCGGACTTCCCTATGTACCCACTCCGTCAGTTCAACTACACCGGGACGCCGCCGAACAACACGATGGTGGGCAACGGTACGAAGCTGGTGGTGCTTCCGTTCAACGCCAGCGTGGAGTTGGTGATGCAGGACACCAGCATCCTGGGCACGGAGAGCCACCCGCTGCACCTCCACGGCTACAACTTCTTCGTCATCGGACAGGGCTCCGGCAACTTCGACCCGGCCAAGGACCCGCCCAATTTCAACCTACTAGATCCGCCGGAGCGAAACACCGTCAGCGTTCCGGCAGCCGGATGGGTGGCGATAAGATTCTTGGCAGACAATCCAg GTGTATGGTTCATGCACTGCCACATTGAGGCGCACATGAGTTGGGGATTAAAGATGGGGTGGCTGGTCCTCGACGGAAGCCTTCCCAGCCAGAAgctgccgccgccgccggcgGATCTACCCAAGTGTTGA
- the LOC122031662 gene encoding glucan endo-1,3-beta-glucosidase-like, with protein MTPHLLTIFLLLLSSASASASGRSIGVNYGTLGGNLPSPGQVASFIKNRTIIDSVKIFDANPDILRAFAGTGISVVVAIPNSEIPSLAASRAAADAWVASSIAPFVPATRITLVLIGNEVLHSLDYTLIPHLVPAMVSIAGALVAAGFQGIKVSTAHSLGILEASDPPSTGQFRPGWDRVILAPMLAFHRHARSPFVVNSYPYFGYDANKLDYALFKLRPGSHDPGTGLAYTNMFDAMLDAVHTAMNKLGYGDVDIVVGETGWPSAADNNQYGVSPEYAAAYNHRLVRHVNSGMGTPQMPNRTIETYIFALFNEDQKPGPLAERNWGLFRPDFTPVYNSGVMRRGRRGKDAGAGSGDNNAPSAGGGKWCVAKNEATDEALRANINWTCGTGKVDCAAIQQGGACFDPDTVRSHATYVMNAYYHAAGTQDYNCDFAGTAVFTTTDPSHGSCKYE; from the exons ATGACGCCACATCTTCTCACCATCTTCCTCCTACTTCTCTCatccgcctccgcctccgcctccggcCGCTCCATCGGCGTAAACTATGGCACCCTCGGAGGCAACCTCCCCTCGCCGGGCCAGGTGGCATCCTTCATCAAGAACCGCACCATCATCGACAGCGTCAAGATCTTCGACGCCAACCCGGACATCCTCCGCGCCTTCGCCGGCACCGGAATCTCCGTCGTCGTCGCCATCCCAAACAGCGAGATCCCTAGCCTAGCCGCTTCCCGCGCCGCGGCCGACGCTTGGGTAGCTTCCAGCATCGCCCCCTTCGTCCCCGCCACCCGCATCACTCTCGTCCTCATCGGCAACGAGGTCCTCCACTCCCTCGACTACACTCTGATCCCCCACCTCGTCCCCGCGATGGTCTCCATCGCGGGAGCGCTGGTCGCGGCGGGCTTCCAGGGGATCAAGGTCTCGACGGCGCACTCGCTGGGGATCCTCGAGGCCTCGGATCCGCCGTCGACAGGCCAGTTCCGGCCCGGGTGGGACCGCGTGATCCTGGCGCCCATGCTGGCGTTCCACCGCCACGCCAGGTCTCCCTTCGTGGTCAACTCGTACCCCTACTTCGGCTACGACGCCAACAAACTCGACTACGCGCTGTTCAAACTCCGGCCGGGGTCGCACGATCCCGGCACGGGACTGGCCTACACCAACATGTTCGACGCCATGCTGGACGCGGTGCACACGGCGATGAACAAGCTCGGCTACGGCGACGTGGACATCGTGGTGGGGGAGACCGGGTGGCCCTCGGCGGCGGACAACAACCAGTACGGGGTGAGTCCGGAGTACGCGGCGGCGTACAACCACCGCCTGGTGCGGCACGTCAATTCAGGGATGGGCACGCCGCAGATGCCCAACCGGACCATCGAGACGTACATCTTCGCGCTGTTCAACGAGGACCAGAAGCCCGGGCCGCTGGCGGAGCGCAACTGGGGGCTTTTCCGGCCGGACTTCACGCCGGTGTACAACTCCGGCGTGATGAGGAGGGGAAGGAGGGGAAAGGATGCGGGCGCGGGAAGCGGTGACAATAACGCGCCTTCTGCTGGCGGGGGGAAGTGGTGCGTGGCGAAGAACGAGGCGACGGACGAGGCGCTGCGGGCGAACATAAACTGGACGTGCGGGACCGGGAAGGTGGACTGCGCCGCCATACAGCAGGGCGGCGCGTGCTTCGATCCCGACACGGTGAGGTCCCACGCGACGTACGTCATGAACGCGTACTACCATGCGGCCGGGACGCAGGACTACAACTGCGACTTCGCCGGAACCGCCGTCTTTACGACAACCGATCCCA GCCATGGATCATGCAAAtatgaataa
- the LOC122031934 gene encoding kinesin-like protein KIN-10C isoform X2, giving the protein MDDQPSNSTKPSSSMSSPVRVVLRVRPFLRWEIDSNGDDRSIPCVALLDRDCGAGEEVAVQLKDQWSSRSECYKLDSFFGQSDRIGQIFDREVGAVIPGVFRGLNATVFAYGATGSGKTYTMQGVKGEPGMIPLSMSTIFSMCSKLGNFSVEVAYYEIYMDRCYDLLEPKAKEIVAMDDKDGRVQLKGLSWVPIHSMNEFREVFETGVDRRKVGPTGLNDVSSRSHAVLAIAVTDGVSKGKLNLIDLAGNEDNRRSCNDGIRLQESVKINQSLFALSNVIYALNNNETRIPYRESKLTRILQDSLGGTSLALMIACLNPVSYQEAVHTVSLAARSRKVMNYASLDCKETPKVKIDMEAKLQAWLNSKGKNKSAQRILGPFSPLSSANRSKKQESNCSSSKRKAPECKGSGVLFNSVAPISANVKLETSGAHLITRNGSITIEQTEVLPGCDNIVSIRDNDETSATQITLPKTSNSIGSSFNKENLPFTPLDTLGSPAADKELHDPSRKALSPLPSNTTSITKLSSDDCISSIFLEPKTPKFNYLKDEFQNETPFKKFKASSSSLKESLIEEYLQFLNNASKEELMQLKGIGEKRAEYILELREEMPNPLKSLSDLENIGLSSKQVLDMFKRAATGILY; this is encoded by the exons ATGGACGATCAACCCTCGAACTCCACGAAGCCCTCTTCTTCCATGTCGTCGCCGGTGAGGGTGGTGCTGCGGGTGCGCCCGTTCCTCCGATGGGAGATCGATTCCAACGGCGATGATCGATCGATCCCCTGCGTCGCCCTACTCGACCGGGATTGCGGCGCCGGCGAGGAAGTCGCTGTCCAGCTTAAAGATCAGTGGAGCAG CCGGAGCGAATGCTACAAGTTGGACTCTTTCTTCGGGCAAAGCGACCGCATCGGCCAGATCTTCGACCGTGAGGTCGGTGCGGTGATTCCTGGCGTCTTCCGAGGGCTCAACGCAACCGTCTTTGCCTACGGAGCCACCGGGAGCGGGAAGACCTACACGATGCAG GGCGTAAAGGGCGAGCCTGGAATGATCCCGCTGTCAATGTCGACCATCTTTTCCATGTGCAGCAAACTGGGCAACTTCTCTGTGGAGGTTGCATACTACGAGATCTACATGGACCGGTGCTACGATTTGCTGGAGCCTAAGGCGAAGGAGATCGTCGCTATGGATGATAAGGACGGGAGGGTCCAGCTGAAAGGATTATCCTGG GTACCGATACACTCGATGAACGAGTTCCGTGAGGTGTTCGAAACTGGCGTTGACAGACGAAAAGTTGGGCCGACAGGCCTCAACGATGTCTCGAGCAGGAGCCATGCAGTTCTTGCGATTGCTGTCACAGATGGTGTTTCTAAAGGGAAGCTAAACCTCATCGACTTAGCAG GTAATGAAGACAACAGGAGAAGTTGCAATGATGGTATTCGCCTTCAAGAGAGCGTGAAGATTAATCAGTCGTTGTTTGCACTATCAAATGTCATTTATGCCCTAAACAACAACGAAACACGAATTCCATATCGAGAGAGCAAATTGACTCGAATATTACAGGACTCACTGGGAGGGACAAGTCTCGCGTTGATGATAGCATGCCTT AATCCCGTATCGTACCAAGAGGCTGTACACACAGTCAGTTTGGCTGCTCGCAGTCGAAAAGTTATGAACTATGCAAGTCTAGATTGCAAGGAGACTCCAAAGGTGAAAATTGATATGGAAGCTAAGCTTCAAGCTTGGTTGAATTCAAAAGGGAAGAACAAAAGTGCTCAGAGAATACTAGGACCTTTTTCACCATTATCATCAGCTAATCGTTCAAAAAAACAAGAATCAAACTGCTCTTCTTCAAAAAGAAAAGCTCCAGAATGCAAGGGAAG TGGAGTGCTATTTAATTCTGTGGCCCCAATTTCAGCAAACGttaag CTAGAAACCTCTGGGGCACACTTGATCACAAGAAATGGCAGCATTACCATTGAGCAAACCGAG GTTTTGCCTGGCTGTGATAATATTGTTTCTATCCGTGATAATGATGAGACAAGTGCGACCCAAATTACCTTACCCAAGACCTCTAACTCGATTG GCTCATCGTTTAACAAGGAGAACTTACCTTTTACTCCTCTGGATACTCTGGGATCACCAGCTGCTGACAAGGAATTACATGATCCCTCAAGAAAAGCCCTCTCGCCTTTGCCTTCCAATACAACTTCAATTACCAAGTTGTCATCTGATGACTGCATCTCTTCTATTTTTTTGGAGCCAAAAAcaccaaaatttaattatttaaaggaTGAGTTTCAAAATGAAACTCCATTCAAAAAATTCAAAGCATCAAGTTCAAGTTTAAAG GAAAGTCTGATTGAGGAGTATTTACAATTCTTGAACAATGCCAGCAA AGAGGAGCTAATGCAATTAAAG GGTATTGGTGAAAAACGAGCAGAGTACATACTTGAACTTAGAGAAGAAATGCCCAACCCATTGAAATCA TTGTCTGATTTAGAGAACATAGGCCTGTCTTCGAAGCAG GTGCTTGACATGTTCAAGAGGGCTGCGACAGGAATTTTATATTGA